A region of Pleionea litopenaei DNA encodes the following proteins:
- a CDS encoding DUF2817 domain-containing protein has product MQASEFFHHALNNCDAFFSREFNLARQRFLDAGSDLTLSHTNKSWQLEDDLHCDTLWVGSHAAENVLVLISGTHGVEGYCGSGVQNFILQSIKQDLISLPCNTALLFIHALNPWGMKHYRRCDQDGIDLNRNFVDFSMPLPVNSGYSNYLEKLAGIQSNQRFHAIEQFAKELGQQSFDEVFSGGQYHCDWGPFYGGQQASWSNRVIEEIVNHYQLNEKCLIVLDIHSGLGPWGFGELISDHPLGSNGANFAHQLFENAVAQTLMGGSFSVSKHGLLDYRWQQMMQTHGCFLTLEFGSFGTAALFQVLLDDHLLHREKTGLSEAEIHQQAQQMLQHFCPKNSFWEQAVLFKSWQVVEQTLKKLSGSNHVIA; this is encoded by the coding sequence ATGCAGGCCTCTGAATTCTTTCACCATGCATTGAATAACTGCGACGCGTTTTTTAGTCGAGAGTTTAATCTTGCTCGCCAAAGATTTTTGGACGCTGGTTCTGATTTAACTTTGTCACACACTAACAAAAGCTGGCAGCTAGAGGACGACTTGCATTGCGATACCCTCTGGGTTGGATCTCATGCTGCTGAAAACGTCTTAGTGTTAATTAGCGGCACTCACGGCGTCGAAGGGTATTGCGGCAGTGGTGTGCAAAATTTTATTCTACAAAGCATAAAGCAAGATTTAATTTCGTTGCCATGTAACACCGCACTCTTGTTCATTCATGCATTGAATCCTTGGGGTATGAAGCATTATCGACGTTGTGACCAAGACGGCATCGATCTCAATCGAAATTTCGTCGACTTCTCAATGCCGTTACCCGTTAACTCAGGATACTCGAATTATCTAGAAAAACTGGCGGGCATCCAGTCTAACCAACGATTCCATGCCATTGAACAATTTGCAAAAGAGTTAGGACAACAATCGTTTGATGAAGTCTTTAGCGGAGGACAGTACCACTGTGACTGGGGTCCTTTCTATGGCGGGCAACAGGCCTCTTGGTCCAATCGAGTCATCGAAGAAATCGTTAATCATTATCAGCTCAATGAGAAGTGCTTGATTGTACTCGATATACATTCAGGACTTGGCCCCTGGGGTTTTGGCGAACTGATCAGTGATCATCCGCTAGGATCAAACGGTGCTAACTTCGCACATCAGCTATTTGAAAATGCCGTCGCGCAAACACTAATGGGCGGATCTTTCTCCGTCTCGAAACACGGCTTACTTGATTATCGCTGGCAACAAATGATGCAAACTCACGGCTGTTTTCTTACTTTGGAATTTGGCAGTTTTGGTACCGCCGCTTTGTTTCAGGTTTTACTCGACGACCATCTATTGCATCGAGAGAAAACTGGATTAAGCGAAGCAGAAATTCATCAGCAAGCTCAACAAATGCTGCAACACTTTTGTCCAAAAAACTCGTTTTGGGAGCAAGCCGTATTATTTAAAAGCTGGCAAGTCGTTGAGCAAACGTTAAAGAAACTATCAGGTAGCAACCATGTCATTGCTTGA
- a CDS encoding cytochrome b/b6 domain-containing protein — protein sequence MMSSRVYDLPTRVFHWIFAGSLITAFTISNTIDDENLAFSYHMIFGLIMVFSVVIRIIWGLFGSKHAKFSDFSLNLKNLVSYLKGILTGTNRKWVGHNPASSWAAVIMMILALGLGVSGVLMITGVAGEVLEEVHELLANTFLVVVILHIAGVIIHQSKHKDSIAMSMVTGFKQDLPETTEPVSRHLGVGLLFLFLTVGFSAYLIQNFDSSSRTLSIFGSQLQLYENEGDDFDGYKHGESEEHEEHD from the coding sequence ATGATGAGTTCTCGAGTTTATGATTTACCTACTAGGGTCTTCCACTGGATTTTTGCAGGGTCGCTCATTACCGCTTTTACCATTTCAAATACAATTGATGATGAGAACCTCGCTTTTTCTTACCATATGATTTTTGGATTAATCATGGTTTTCAGCGTAGTAATAAGGATTATCTGGGGACTATTCGGCAGCAAACATGCCAAGTTTTCTGACTTTTCGCTAAATTTGAAGAATTTGGTTAGTTATCTTAAAGGGATATTAACTGGAACAAATCGGAAATGGGTTGGGCATAATCCGGCTTCCAGTTGGGCAGCAGTGATAATGATGATATTGGCCTTGGGCTTGGGCGTGTCCGGTGTCTTGATGATTACAGGTGTTGCCGGGGAGGTTTTGGAAGAGGTTCATGAGCTATTAGCCAATACTTTTTTAGTGGTCGTAATATTGCATATAGCTGGTGTTATTATACATCAGTCAAAACATAAAGACTCAATCGCTATGAGCATGGTGACTGGCTTCAAACAAGACTTACCCGAAACTACTGAGCCTGTCTCTAGGCATTTGGGGGTTGGGCTCTTATTTTTGTTTTTGACCGTTGGTTTTTCTGCTTACTTAATTCAAAATTTTGACAGTTCCTCTAGGACTCTCTCTATATTTGGTAGCCAGCTTCAGTTGTATGAAAATGAAGGAGATGACTTCGATGGTTATAAGCATGGAGAGAGTGAGGAGCACGAAGAGCACGACTAA
- a CDS encoding GNAT family N-acetyltransferase/peptidase C39 family protein — MSLLDSTDFTHKATLADLSSLLTLEEASFKTDRLSKRSFKHHIQSTNSCLLVVRDEQQRCIAYGLVLYHQGTRLARLYSLAVSKNARGQGIGFKLLTELEKKAADNERHYMRLEVAKHNQTAIDLYQANGYRVFGEYQDYYDDHDDALRMQKRIRAPRGPSLKRNTPWFRQSTEFTCGPAALQMAMASLTNDYQYTLENELDIWREATTIYMTSGHGGCHPFGLAIAAHHRGFEADVWLSTSQPLFVDGVRSEHKKQIMQRVHHHFHSQCVEQNISIYETPIGYDDISNALDQNYAVLILVSTYRLDGKKAPHWVVVTGIDNDCLFVHDPDQDEEWQTPLDCQYIPIAHEDFDRMSAFGSQRIRVALRIKLRSAH, encoded by the coding sequence ATGTCATTGCTTGATTCTACAGATTTTACTCATAAAGCGACGCTTGCTGATTTAAGTTCACTATTAACACTCGAAGAAGCAAGCTTTAAAACCGACCGATTAAGCAAACGAAGTTTTAAACATCACATTCAATCGACAAACTCGTGCCTACTCGTTGTACGTGATGAACAGCAACGTTGCATAGCTTATGGACTTGTTTTGTACCATCAAGGTACTCGCTTGGCGCGTTTGTATTCCCTTGCGGTTAGCAAAAACGCTCGAGGTCAAGGTATCGGGTTTAAGCTACTCACTGAATTAGAAAAGAAAGCGGCCGACAATGAACGTCATTACATGAGACTCGAGGTCGCTAAACATAATCAGACGGCTATCGATCTTTATCAGGCCAATGGATATCGAGTGTTTGGAGAATATCAAGATTACTACGATGATCATGATGACGCCTTGCGCATGCAAAAACGAATTCGAGCTCCCAGAGGACCGAGCTTAAAACGAAACACACCGTGGTTTCGACAATCAACGGAATTTACCTGCGGACCCGCGGCTTTGCAAATGGCCATGGCCAGCTTAACCAACGACTATCAATACACTTTAGAAAACGAACTGGATATCTGGCGTGAAGCCACCACGATATACATGACGTCTGGTCACGGCGGCTGTCATCCATTTGGTTTAGCCATCGCAGCCCATCATCGCGGTTTCGAGGCGGATGTTTGGTTAAGCACTTCACAACCTCTGTTTGTTGATGGAGTACGTTCTGAGCATAAAAAGCAAATCATGCAAAGGGTTCATCATCATTTTCACAGCCAGTGTGTCGAACAAAACATTAGCATTTATGAAACACCAATAGGTTATGACGATATTTCGAATGCCCTTGATCAGAATTACGCGGTACTCATTTTAGTTAGTACCTATCGACTCGATGGAAAAAAGGCACCGCATTGGGTGGTTGTAACCGGTATCGATAATGATTGTTTGTTCGTTCACGATCCAGACCAAGATGAAGAATGGCAAACGCCGTTAGATTGTCAATATATACCCATTGCACATGAAGATTTCGATCGAATGTCGGCTTTTGGTAGCCAGCGAATCCGAGTGGCCTTAAGAATAAAATTGAGAAGTGCTCATTAA
- a CDS encoding RimK family protein: protein MYKTLFVVDDSNTSSLPAGAISFADYLRDYPKLGEPKTRIINLCDTSRYLSQGYYCSLLAEARHHVAMPSVKTINALRADGAFLWLKYQQLKNEAAPTEPVQLIICMGSPLDGNYPSIAARIFREWPAPLLKVDLVPETKGIRAHVQRLSLNQLSDAEQTKAVTTLERNTSSRWQKHKDEKKFRWEMAMLVNKSDKVPPSNKGALDRFVKAGAKLGIAVHPVEAHELANLNQYDALFIRETTAINHITYQLACRAEELGLVVMDDTDSILRCCNKVYLHDAYNYQKVPSLKTEFILDNQANTLDQLEQTFGYPLVIKMPEGSFSKGVYKVKSRQELEQLTSELLNESAMLLVQEYLFTEYDWRIGIINGRAIYACRYYMARNHWQIYNHGSSRNFSGGFDALPTFEVPRQVLKAALKAAAVIGNGLYGVDLKEVDGKAYVLEVNDNPSIDHNVEDAYLGDELYMQVMGEFLRRLEQRGQ, encoded by the coding sequence ATGTACAAAACATTGTTTGTTGTCGATGACAGCAACACCTCGAGCCTGCCTGCAGGCGCGATTAGCTTTGCCGATTATTTACGTGACTACCCCAAACTTGGCGAACCTAAAACTCGAATTATCAACCTCTGCGACACGAGTCGTTACTTGAGCCAAGGTTACTATTGTTCATTACTCGCCGAGGCGCGCCACCATGTTGCTATGCCCAGTGTTAAAACCATCAACGCGCTACGGGCTGATGGAGCCTTTCTTTGGCTCAAATACCAGCAATTAAAAAACGAAGCGGCGCCGACTGAACCGGTGCAATTGATTATCTGCATGGGAAGCCCGCTCGATGGCAACTACCCTTCAATTGCCGCGCGAATTTTTCGTGAATGGCCAGCGCCTTTGTTAAAGGTCGACTTAGTACCTGAGACCAAAGGTATTCGTGCGCATGTCCAAAGGCTCAGTCTGAATCAATTATCGGACGCAGAGCAAACGAAGGCGGTTACGACACTCGAGCGCAACACCAGTTCACGCTGGCAAAAACATAAAGACGAAAAGAAGTTTCGTTGGGAAATGGCCATGTTGGTCAATAAGAGTGATAAGGTGCCGCCTAGTAATAAAGGAGCGCTCGATCGCTTTGTCAAAGCCGGCGCTAAATTAGGTATTGCCGTTCACCCAGTTGAAGCGCATGAATTAGCAAACTTGAACCAATACGATGCGCTGTTTATTCGCGAAACAACGGCCATCAATCACATTACTTATCAACTGGCTTGCCGTGCAGAAGAACTCGGTTTGGTTGTAATGGATGATACCGACTCGATTTTACGTTGCTGTAATAAAGTTTACCTACACGATGCCTACAACTACCAAAAAGTTCCTAGCTTAAAAACTGAGTTTATTCTTGATAACCAAGCGAATACGCTAGACCAACTTGAGCAAACCTTCGGATACCCGCTCGTTATCAAAATGCCTGAAGGATCCTTCTCTAAAGGTGTGTATAAAGTTAAGTCGAGACAAGAACTCGAGCAGCTAACATCTGAGTTATTAAATGAGTCTGCTATGCTGCTGGTTCAAGAATACTTGTTCACTGAATATGACTGGCGCATTGGTATCATTAATGGACGAGCCATTTATGCCTGCCGTTACTACATGGCGCGCAATCATTGGCAGATCTATAACCATGGTTCGTCACGAAACTTTTCTGGTGGCTTTGATGCCTTGCCCACTTTTGAAGTGCCACGACAAGTGTTAAAAGCTGCGTTAAAGGCGGCGGCGGTTATCGGAAACGGTTTATACGGTGTTGATCTTAAAGAGGTCGATGGTAAGGCTTATGTGCTGGAGGTTAACGATAACCCAAGCATTGATCATAACGTTGAAGACGCTTACTTAGGTGATGAACTTTATATGCAGGTCATGGGCGAGTTTTTACGTCGACTCGAACAACGAGGCCAGTAA
- a CDS encoding helix-turn-helix transcriptional regulator: protein MKNRERIFLLGIFCLISVMIVTDLITDFDEGVPLWHIFIEGSAGVMSIIGVIFILRNMLQLKVSLSKELQNSSAYKKEAEQWRIHAKEHINGLSQMIEAQLSEWGLTPAEKEVSFLLLKGFSLNEIGEFRGTSEKTIRAQLSAVYAKAGLKNRAEFAAFFLEDLLPGSDI from the coding sequence ATGAAAAATAGAGAACGCATTTTTTTATTAGGCATATTCTGTTTAATAAGCGTTATGATCGTTACGGACCTGATCACTGACTTTGATGAAGGAGTGCCGCTTTGGCATATATTCATTGAAGGAAGTGCAGGGGTAATGTCTATTATTGGTGTTATTTTTATTCTTAGAAATATGCTGCAATTAAAAGTGAGCTTATCGAAAGAATTACAGAATTCTTCTGCATATAAGAAAGAAGCTGAGCAATGGCGTATTCATGCAAAAGAGCATATCAACGGTCTGTCGCAGATGATTGAAGCTCAGCTGTCGGAGTGGGGCCTTACTCCGGCTGAAAAAGAGGTGTCTTTTTTGTTGCTGAAAGGCTTTAGCTTGAATGAAATAGGCGAGTTTAGAGGAACTTCAGAAAAAACGATACGCGCCCAACTCAGCGCGGTTTATGCGAAAGCCGGTTTAAAAAACAGAGCAGAATTCGCTGCATTTTTCTTGGAAGATTTGCTTCCAGGTTCTGATATTTGA